CGATACCCCGAACTCCAGATGAACGGTCGAAGAACACTGTCGCCGAGAGCGGTTGCCACCAGGGGAATGCCTGCGCCCTGGCTAGACGAGCTCCGCATCGAACGTACGATTCCGGTGTGAGTGTTGCATCGGCTGTGCTGCTGGCTATCGCAGCGGCCTTCGTTGGGTACCTCGTCGGCGGTGTTCTGATTCCGTACCTCGCGACTCGGCATTCGGCGCGGACACGTGCGGCATCGGGATTGACGATGCCGCAGGTGCTGGACCTGATCATTCTCGCGTCGGAGAGCGGCATCGCCGTCGTCGACAGATTCCACGACGTCGTCCTGTCGAATCCGAGGGCGGAGGAGCTCGGCCTGGTGCGCAATCGACTCATCGACCCTCGTGCCTGGGAAGCCGCACAGAAGGTCCTCGGTGACGGGAATCCCGTCGAGGTCGACATCAGTTCGAAGGAAGCCCGGACGACGACGAGCCGGGACCGGATGGCGGTGCGGTGCGTGGCTCGGCTGCTGAGCAAAGAGGACCAACGTTTCGTTGTCCTGTTCGCCGACGACGACTCCGAGCAGGCCCGGATGGAAGCGACGCGTAGGGACTTCGTCGCCAACGTCAGTCACGAATTGAAGACACCCGTCGGTGCGATGAGCCTGCTGGCCGAAGCACTACTCGAATCCGCAGACGACCCCGACTCGGTCCGGCATTTCGGCGGTAAAGTCGTCGCCGAATCCAAGAGGCTGGGCAGCATGGTGAGCGAGCTGATCGCACTCTCTCGCCTGCAGGGCGCCGAAAGGCTCCCCGACCTCGACGTCGTGGATGTCGATACCGTCGTCAACCAAGCCCTCGATCGGTCGAAGCTCGCATCGGAGAACGCCGGACTCAGCGTCACCACGGACCACCCGAGCGGCCTCGAAGTGCTGGGGGACCAGGCGCTACTCGTGACGGCCCTCGCCAACCTGATTCAGAACGCGATCGCATATTCGCCCGATGGCTCACCGGTCTCGGTGAGTCGAGGTCTTCGTGGCTCGAATGTTGCGTTTGCGGTTACGGATCGGGGAATCGGCATCGCCAAGGAAGACCAGGAGCGGGTCTTCGAGCGATTCTTCCGTGTCGACAAAGCGCGTTCGAGAGCCACCGGCGGCACCGGCCTCGGTCTGGCGATCGCCAAACACGTCGCAGCCAACCACAACGGCAGTCTTTCGTTGTGGAGCAAGCTCGGCACCGGATCCACCTTCACCCTGCAGATCCCGGCTTACTTCGAAGAAGACGACC
This region of Rhodococcus sp. PAMC28707 genomic DNA includes:
- a CDS encoding ATP-binding protein; the protein is MSVASAVLLAIAAAFVGYLVGGVLIPYLATRHSARTRAASGLTMPQVLDLIILASESGIAVVDRFHDVVLSNPRAEELGLVRNRLIDPRAWEAAQKVLGDGNPVEVDISSKEARTTTSRDRMAVRCVARLLSKEDQRFVVLFADDDSEQARMEATRRDFVANVSHELKTPVGAMSLLAEALLESADDPDSVRHFGGKVVAESKRLGSMVSELIALSRLQGAERLPDLDVVDVDTVVNQALDRSKLASENAGLSVTTDHPSGLEVLGDQALLVTALANLIQNAIAYSPDGSPVSVSRGLRGSNVAFAVTDRGIGIAKEDQERVFERFFRVDKARSRATGGTGLGLAIAKHVAANHNGSLSLWSKLGTGSTFTLQIPAYFEEDDPASTERETQ